A stretch of DNA from Synechococcus sp. JA-3-3Ab:
CAACTCAGCGGCGCTGGGGTTTGCCTCCCTTGCGAAGTTGGACCCAGTCGACCCAGTCTCCCTCGAGCAAGGGCTAAAGGCGGGATCCCAGCCGCTGGAGGTGGACTGGGGCAGCCTGCAGGAGGGATCCCCTAGGGCCCAGGCCGTCTTGCAGAGCCTGCAGAGCTTGGGGCACGTGGGAGAGGGCCACTGCCGCGCCTCCTCTGGCGGCCTCGGCGGGACGGGATCCTTGCCTTAGGTTTTAGGCCTGGGTGGCTTTTGAGATCGAAGGGTGTCCTCTGTCTTTTGCTGACCGATGAACTCAGTCTGGCCAAAGCGCATCCCTTTTTCCCCTTCCTGGCAACTGAGCTGGTTGGCCTTGGGCCTGCTCCTATCTCCGCCGGCTTGGGGCCATGGGGTGGAGGCCTCTTGGCGGGCTGTTCCCACCTTTGAGATCCAGGCCCGCTACGATTCCGGCGAGCCGATGCGTTTTGCCCGAGTTACGGTGTTTGCGCCCACCAATCCCACTCTCCCCTGGCAGGAGGGAGAGACAGACGGAGAGGGCCGGTTTTGGCTGCAGCCGGATCCTGAGCTTAAGGGACTGTGGCAGGTGCGCATTCGCCAGGCCGGCCACGGCGGGGTGGTGAACGTGCCGGTGGGCGAGGAGGGTATGCAGGCAGAAGGGATCCCCAGCCCCTCCTCCCCTGGCTTTGGCCCCCTGCAGCGGGGGGTTATGGCTGCCTGTGTTATCTGGGGCTGTTTGGGCACGGCCCTGTTTTTTTCCCGGCCCCGCCCCTTCCAAGGCCCAGAACTCCCCGACTCCCCAGTGGATGCTGCCGCTTTGAGCCAAGACTAGCCATGCACATCAGCGAGGGCCTTTTGCCAGCACCGCTTTGGCTGGGGGGTTATGGCATCACTGCCCTGCTTACGGGTTGGAGCCTACACCTCCTCCAGCGGTTGGAAAAGGATCCCCGCCGCCAGCTCCCCAAGGCAGCGCTGCTCACGGCGGCCTTTTTTGTCGCCTCCTCCCTTCACCTGCCTTTTCCCCCGGCCAGCCTGCACCTGCTGCTCAATGGGCTGATGGGCGTGATGCTGGGGGCCTTGGCCTACCCGGCAATTGTGGTGGGCCTGTTTTTTCAGGCGGTGGCTTTTGGGCATGGGGGGTTGACCACCCTGGGGATCAACGCCGCCATTATGGGGATCCCGGCGCTTCTGGCAGGAGGGATCTTCCGGGCAAGCCGGCGCTGGTTGGGCACGGGCTGGGCCGCTTTTTGGGCGGGAGCGGTGGGGGTGGTGCTGGCGGCGCTGCTGTTTTACGGCGTGGTGCTGGCGGCGCTGCGCAGGGAGGGGATCCCTTCCACCTCGGCAGAGCACCTGGCTCTGACCAGTTTGGTAGCTGCCCACCTGCCGCTGGCAGGGGTGGAGGGGCTGTTTACCCGTTGGGTGGTGCTGTTCTTGCAGCGGGTACAGCCGCAGCTTTTGGGGGAGGATGAAAAGCTCTAAGGCTAATCTGCCCTGCCCGCCTCTCGCCTCCAGGAGTTTTTCCTCCCCTTGGCTCCACCGCTGGCGGCCTCTGCCCAAGGTGGTTGGCCTACTGGCATTGATGGCGGCTTTTGCCCAGGTGCAGCGCTTGGCCTTGCTACCCCTAGTTTGGGTGTTGGTGGCTCTTCTTTGGGCGCTCTCCGGCTTGCCCCTGCGCCGAGGGCTAAGACGGCTGGCCGCCCCAGGAGTTTTGTTGATAGCCTTCGTCCTCTTCTTGCCTTTTGCCGTTGGGGAGACCTTCCTCTGGCAGTGGGGCTCCTTGGCTTTGCGCTGGGAGGGGCTGGAGAGGGCGCTTTGCCTTGGCGGGCGCAGCCTGGCGCTGTTGGCCCTGGCAATGCTGCTGGGGGAGACCACCCCTCTGCCGGCCCTGTTGGCAGCCCTAGGGGCTTTGGGGATCCCCGACCTCCTCCTGGAACTGGCCTGGCTAACCCAGCGCTATTTGCAGGAAGTGGGCAGCCAGTGGCAGCGGATGCAGCGGGCCGCGCGGCTGAGGGGCTGGCGACCGCGGGGATCCCTGTGGCAGCCTGGGCCAACTTGGCGGCAAGACCTGCCCTTTCTGGCTGCTGCCGTGGGCACTTTGTTGGTTCGCAGCTACGAACGTTCGCAGCGAGTTTACCAGGCGCTGCGCCTGCGGGGCTACGGGCGGGCGCCCTTGGTGCCGCCAGCGGCTGGCGGGGATCCCTGCAGTTGGGCGGCCACCGGGCTGGCGCTGGCAGTGGCTGTTGGCTTGGTTTTGGTTAACTTTGGGGGCTATCCCGATTGAGCGGGTTGGCAGCGAGTTAGACAAGATAGACGGTTCTCTTCCCCGCCTTTAAAAGCAAAACCCAACTAGAACTAGAATAAGAAGGCTTTAATCTTCTCAGCTCTTGTCGCCATTTGCGCGTCCTCTCCTGGGGCTATGAACTGGTTAGAAACCGCTTTGTCTACCTCTTCCCTCAAGGAAGCGCCGGCTGTTGCCGTTTTGCACCTGGGCTGTGAGAAAAACCGGGTGGACACCGAGCACATGCTGGGCCTGCTGGCCCAGGCAGGCTACCGGGTGGAGGGCGACGAAGACAGCGCCGACTACGTCATCGTCAACACCTGCAGCTTCATCGAAGCGGCGCGGCGGGAGTCGGTCAGCACCCTGATGGAGCTGGCGGTGCAGGGCAAGAAGATCATCATCGCTGGTTGCCTGGCGCAGCACTTCCAAGAGGAGCTGCTGCGGGAGATCCCCGAGGCGGTGGCCATCGTCGGCACCGGCGACTACCACCAGATTGTCCAGGTTATCCAGCGGGCAGAGCGGGGAGAGCGGGTTAACGCCGTTACCTCGAGCTTAGATTACATTGCCGACGAGACCGTCCCCCGCTATCGCACCACCCATGCCCCGGTGGCCTACCTGCGGGTGGCGGAAGGGTGTGATTACCGCTGCTCCTTCTGCATCATCCCCCACCTGCGGGGAAAGCAACGCTCCCGCCCCATCGAGTCCATTCTGCGGGAAGCAGAACAACTGGCTGCAGAAGGGGTGCAGGAGCTAATCCTCATTTCCCAGATCACCACCAACTACGGGCTCGACCTCTACGGGGAGCCGCGGCTGGCCGAGCTTATCCGCGCTCTGGGCCAGATCCCCATCCCCTGGATCCGCATGCTCTATGCCTACCCCACGGGCATTACGCCGGCGGTGGTGGAGGCCATTCAGGAGACGCCCAATTTCTTGCTCTATCTGGATCTGCCGCTGCAGCACAGCCACCCAGCGATCCTCAAGGCCATGAACCGCCCCTGGCAGGGCCAGGTTAACGACCGGCTCATCGAACGGCTGCGCCAGGCCCTGCCCAAGGCTGTCCTGCGCACCAGCTTTATCGTCGGCTTTCCCGGCGAGACGGAGGAGCACTTCCAGCATCTTTTGGAGTTTGTCCAGCGCCACCAATTTGACCATGTGGGGGTGTTCACCTTTTCCCCGGAAGAGGGCACGCCCGCCTACCATCTGCCCCAGCAGGTGCCGGAGCCCCTCAAGGAAGAGCGCCGCGCCCGCCTAATGCAACTGCAGCAAGGGATCGCCTTCCGCCGCAACCGCGAGCAGGTGGGGCAGGTGGTGCCTGTGCTTTTGGAGCAGGAAAACCCCCGCACCGGCGAGTGGATTGGCCGTTCCCCCCGCTTTGCCCCTGAGGTGGACGGGGTGGTGTATGTGCGCGGGCCGGGATCCCTGGGATCCCTGGTGCCGGTGCAGATTACGCGGGCCGAGCCCTACGATCTCTTTGGCCAGGTGGTGGAGGCGCCAGCAGGCTTTAGCTGGAGCGGACGGTAGAATAATTCGGTTGAACTTCGGAAAGGCGAGATGGCCAGTGCAGATGAGCTGAAACAGGCGGCAGCCCAAGCGGCGGCCCAAAAGGTGCAGTCGGGCATGGTGGTGGGGCTGGGCACGGGATCCACAGCCGCCTTTGCTGTGGGCGCCCTAGCCCAGCGCATGCAAAAGGAGGGGCTGCAGTTCATTGGGGTGCCCACTTCCGAGCGCACGGCAGAACAGGCCCGCTCTCTAGGGATCCCGCTGGCCACGCTGGAGGAGCAGCCGCGCCTAGATCTTGCCATCGATGGAGCCGACGAAATCGAAGTGGGATCCCTCAACCTCATCAAGGGGGCAGGGGGAGCTCTGCTGCGGGAGAAACTGGTGGAGGCCAGCGCTGCTGAGCTCATCATCATCGCCGATGCCTCCAAAAAGGTGGCCCACCTGGGCACCCGCTTCCCGGTGCCGGTGGAGGTGGTGCGCTTTGGCTGGAAGACGACCCTAGCGCGGGTGGAGGCCCTGGGCTGTCAGGCGGTGCTGCGGCGCACTGCCGAGGGGGATCCCTACCTCACCGACGAGCAGCACTACATCCTCGACTGCCAGTTTGGCCCCATCGCCAATCCGGCCAAGCTGGCCGAGCAGCTCAAGGGAACGGTGGGGGTGGTGGAGCACGGCCTGTTTATCGGCATGGCCACGGAGGCCATTATCGCTGGGCCTGAAGGGATCGAGACGCTGCGGCAGAGCTGAGGGCCAGCTCGGCTGCTAGCAGGATGGCCTGCTTGAGGCTCTCGGCGCGGGCTACCCCCTGCCCGGCTAGGTCAAAGGCAGTGCCGTGGTCGGGGGAGGTGCGAATAAAGGGCAGCCCCAGGGTTAGGTTGACGGCCCGGTCAAACGCCAGCAGCTTCACGGGGATCAGGCCTTGGTCGTGGTAGAGAGCCAGGTAGGCATCGGCCACAGCAGGAGCTCCTTGACCATACCAGGCCTGGGCGGGCGCTAGCCACATGGTATCGGGGGGAAGCGGCCCCCAGATTTTGGCGTGGGGATAGGTTCTTAGCAGCTCCGCCAGCCACGTTTTCTCTTCCTGCCCAAGCTGCCCCTGCTCGCCAGCATGGGGGTTAAGGCCAGCCACAGCAATCACCGGATTGACAATCCCAAAGAGCTTACGCAGGGATCCAACCAGCAAGTCCAACTTCGCGCGCACCAGCTCCGGGGTAAGGGTGAGGGGCACCTGGCTCAGGGGGATGTGGGTGGTGGCCAGCAAAACCCGGATCTGCCAGCCGCTGTGGGGAGAACGGGCCACAAACAGCATGCCGTAGCGCTCGCTCCCGCTGAGCTGGGCCAGAACTTCTGTTTGGCCAGGGAAGGGGTAGCCCGCCTGGTGCCAGAGGTATTTGGCAATGGGAGCGGTCACGATCCCCTGGAACTGGCCCCGCAGCGCTTCTTCAATAGCTGTTTTCAGGTAGGCAAAGCTGGCCGCCCCGCTTGCGACATCCCCCCGGCCCACGCGCGACGGCTCTAGGTAGAAGCCGCTGCCGCCCTCCAGCACCGGGATCCCTGCCGGGTCGGCCAGGTCGGTTGCCCCTCGCTGGCGCAGAAGGCAGTAGGTAGCTTCCAAAACCTGCCGCTCGCCCACCACCGTTATCTGGGCGCAGGCCTGCACCTGGGGATCCGCCAGCGCCTTGAGCACAATCTCTGGCCCAATCCCCGCCGGATCTCCCAATGTCAGGGCTAGCTTCGGCAGCAGCAAGCTCATTTTCTATTTCTAGTCCAATTTCTAGGGATCCCCCCGAAGGGGGAACAATGGAGTTACGTGGTTCCAGAATAAGCGGCTGGAGAAGTTTCCAATTTCTAGGGATCCCCCGAAGGGGGAACAAGCAAACAACTAACTTTCGCAAGAACTTGGCGTTCATAGTAATGTTTCCAATTTCTAGGGATCCCCCCGAAGGGGGAACTCCCAAGGGTACTACAGTTACTATTTCGCAGTTGCGCAAGGGTTTCCAATTTCTAGGGATCCCCCCGAAGGGGGAACTTTGCTGGGTCTATCGAAACAGATTCACTGGATAAACGTTTCCAATTTCTAGGGATCCCCCCGAAGGGGGAACTGTATCTGGGCATACGGTGGGTGGTACATTTCGGAGCGTTTCCAATTTCTAGGGATCCCCCCGAAGGGGGAACCTCATAGTGCGGGATGTAGGCGGTAAGCGCTTCTACTGTTTCCAATTTCTAGGGATCCCCCCGAAGGGGGAACCCTTTTTTAACAACTTCCTTAACTAGAGCAGATGTTTACAGTTTCCAATTTCTAGGGATCCCCCCGAAGGGGGAACAGCATTACTGAGCTGCGCAAAGCGCAAAAGCGTGAGCGGTTTCCAATTTCTAGGGATCCCCCCGAAGGGGGAACTCTAAACAAAGGAGTCCGTATGAACACATTCAAGATTGTTTCCAATTTCTAGGGATCCCCCCGAAGGGGGAACTGATGGTATACCCAGTCCTGACTGGGCTACATCCTGCCGTTTCCAATTTCTAGGGATCCCCCCGAAGGGGGAACTTCTGGCGGGATCACCCACACACCCCTGTACTACAGTTTCCAATTTCTAGGGATCCCCCCGAAGGGGGAACCCGATTCGTTCGCAAGCGACTGGTTACTAACAGTCTTTACGTTTCCAATTTCTAGGGATCCCCCCGAAGGGGGAACATTAAGTATAAGACAGAGCAGCATCCTATTTTTCGCACTAATAGTTTCCAATTTCTAGGGATCCCCCCGAAGGGGGAACTCGACACGGCCGCCACGAATAAACCAAGGACTCAGGTTTCCAATTTCTAGGGATCCCCCCGAAGGGGGAACTTACCGTCCAGTACATATACATCCCGCACTTCAAGAAGAGGTTTCCAATTTCTAGGGATCCCCCCGAAGGGGGAACATCCTGCTGATATGGTAGAAGGCTTGGTAGCTCCTCAATGTTTCCAATTTCTAGGGATCCCCCCGAAGGGGGAACGGCAAAAAAGGGCCCCGAAGAGGGGGGGTGAGAGGCCTGAAAGCCTTGTGGCGCAAGGCATCGAGCGGGTCAACGAAAGAATCGGCCTTTGCGGGTTTTGGCGAGGCGCTCGCAGAGCTGCTGATACCGTTTTGGTGTGCTTTTGGCAACATGACCGGGGTTGGGATCCCTAGGGGCGAGGTGCCCTGCCCAGCGGGTTGTCTGCCAGCGGATCCCTGCCGGCAAAATGGTTTAATGGAAACTTAGCAACATTTTTGAGCAGCGGTTGCCCTCTATGGCCGAGACCTTCCTTTACAATGCCTTGCGTGCCGCCCTCGACGAAGAGATGGCCAGGGATCCCAATGTGTTTGTTCTGGGAGAGGATGTGGGCCACTACGGCGGCTCCTACAAAGTCACCAAAGACCTATATCGCAAATACGGGGAGATGCGCCTCCTGGATACCCCCATTTGCGAAAACAGCTTCACCGGCTTGGCCATCGGGGCAGCCATGACCGGCTTGCGGCCTGTGGTGGAAGGGATGAACATGGGCTTTTTGCTCCTGGCCTTTAACCAAATTGCCAACAATGCCGGCATGCTGCGCTACACGTCCGGCGGCAACTTCAAGATCCCGCTGGTGATCCGCGGGCCAGGCGGGGTGGGACGCCAATTGGGAGCCGAGCACTCGCAGCGGCTGGAGGCTTACTTTCAGGCAGTGCCGGGTCTGAAGATCGTCGCCTGTTCCACCCCTTACAACGCCAAGGGTCTGCTCAAGTCGGCCATCCGCGACGACAACCCCGTTCTCTTTTTCGAGCATGTGCTCCTCTACAACCTCAAAGAAGACCTGCCGGAGGAGGAGTACCTCTTGCCCCTGGACAAGGCGGAAGTTGTCCGCACGGGATCTGACGTTACCATCCTCACCTACTCGCGCATGCGCCACCACGTGCTTAAGGCCGTGGACACCCTGCTGGAGCAGGAGATCGATCCGGAAGTGATCGACTTGATCTCCCTCAAGCCCCTCGATATGGAGACGATTGCTGCTTCGGTGCGCAAAACCCACCGGGTGGTCATCGTGGAAGAAGACATGAAAACGGGCGGCATTGGGGCAGAGCTGACGGCCCGCATCATGGAAGAACTCTTCGACGAGCTGGACGCGCCCGTAGTGCGCCTGGCCTCCCAAGACATTCCCACCCCCTACAACGGCACGCTAGAAGCGGCCACCATTGTGCAGCCGGCAGATATTGTGGCAGCGGTGGAGCGGCTCCTCTACGGATGAGACTCTTGCCTGCTGGCAGGCAGTAGCCGGAGGGCGGGGAGTGCCTGCGCCCTTTTGCAAGATACCTATCCCAACCCCAAGGCGGTGTTGCTGGGGGAGAGCCGGTTCCAAATGCTGCCGGCCCGCTATCCCTAGGCGGCTCTGGAAGTGGGGAGGTGATCCTGAAAATCCTGCTGGTCGAACAGGTACACCGTGCGAATCGGGTAGGGAATGACCAATCCGGCCCGGTCACAGGCCTGCTTGAGGGCGATATCACCTGAGTGCGGACGCGGCGCACCTCCGCCTTGCGAGGCCGAGTCCAGTAGCGCACCACAAAATCGATGGAGCTGTCGCCAAAGCCGACGATGTCCAGCTCAAAGGGGGCTCCGCCAGCACTCCCTCCACGCCTTGCATCGCCTCCAGCAGCACCTCCAAGGCTTTGGGCAGGGGTGTGTTGTAGTCGAGGCCAATCTCCAGATCGGTGCGGCGAAAGGGGCGATCGGTTAAGACCGTGATCGGGCTGGTGGGGATCACCACCCGTTCTCCTTGGTAGGTGCGAATCTGGGTGGAGCGAATGCTGATTTCCTCAACTGTACCTTCAAAATCCCCGACGACAATCTGGTCATTGAGTTGAAAAGGCTCGTTCAAAAGCAGCAGCACGCCCGCCAGGAAGTTCTTGAAAATATCTTGAAAAGCAAAACCGATGGCCACCGACCCTAACCCCAACAGCCCGATCAGATCTCCCAGGCGCAGATCTGGGAAAGCCACCACGCTGGCTGCCAGGATCCCTGCCACCCAAGCACCCACTTGGCTGACTTGCACCAGCAGCATTTGTAGGGAAGGGCTGGGGATCCACCGGTTGGCTGCGGATCCCGCCAGGCGCCGCACGGCCCGAACGCCATCTCTAGAAGACTGCGGTTGATGGTTTGCAGTAGTTCGTTCATATCTTCACCCTTGCTACGCTATCGATCACGATGAACGCCAGAGAACGCCATTCGACTTCGGCGGGAACACTCGATCAGGACTCAGGGAGGCTCTCTGTGGGTTCCGCCTCAGCTGGTATCCGCCACGGCTTAGGTTCTGCTGTGCTTGCTACCCTGAAAGAGCCACTCTGCCGCAAGATAGGTTTCAGGGCCGCAGCATGGCCAACTACGACTGGATCGTCGTCGGCGGCGGGATCACGGGGGCAGCCTTGAGCTACGAGCTGGCCCGCCAGGGGGGATCCGTTCTCCTCGTTGAGAAGGAAGCGCTGCCGTCCAGTGCCACTCGCTACAGCTACGGTGGCCTGGCCCATTGGGCCGGGAAAACCCCCCTGCTCAAAGCCTTGGGGGAAGAAGGGATCCAGCGCTACCGCACCCTGTCAGAGGAGCTGGAGGCGGATCTTCAATTTCGCGAGCTGGATCTGCTCATGCCCGTTGCCCCTGGCTACAGGATGGAGGCAGTGGAAGCCGATCTGGCCGACTGTCGCATCCCACCGCAGCGAATTTCTGTAGAGGCGGCCTGTGAGCTAGAGCCGCTTTTAAACCCTGCCGCCCTCGAGGGTGTACTCTGGGCGCGGCATGGCCACATCCACCCCTGGTTGACGACGCTGGCTTTTCAGAAGGCTTTCCAACGCCTAGGGGGATCCCTGCTCTTGCAAACCGTAAGGGCCTTGCGGCGCCAGGGCCGGCGCATTACGGGCGTGGAGACGGATACCGACTTCTGCGGAGCGGCTCAGGTGGTGGTGTGCGCCGGCGGCTGGACACGGGCTTTGTTGCGCCAGGCCGGGATCTGGGCTCCTATCTACTTCACCCACGCCGAATCCCTGGAGCTGGATCCTGCGGAGGTGCGGTTGAGAGCCATCGTCATGGGCGCGCCCGTGCAGCGTTTGGAGCTGGAGCGGCAAGCTGGCCGCCCCGACCGGGATCCCCTCTGGGACCAGCCGGGACAGGAGCTCTGCCCGCCCATCCTGGATGTCGGGATCGTGCAGTTTCTCGACGGCAGACTTCGCCTGGGGCAGATTAGTCGGGTGCTGACGGATCCCATGGCCGAGGTAGATGCCGCTGCCAGCGAAGCCCAGATCCGGGAACAGGCCGGTCGCTACCTGCCTCAGGTGGCCCGCCTGCCTGGGCGGTGGTATCACTGCTTGGTGGCCTTCAGCGCCGATCACCAGCCTTTGGTGGGATCCCTGCCCGGCTGGGAAGGGCTGCAGCTCTTCTCCGGCTTCAGCAGCCCTTTGGCCATCCTGCCGGCCCTGGCTCGCCGCTTTGCCCAGCAGGCCTATGGACAAGAGGATGAGTGGCTCCCCAGCCTCTCGCCAGCGCGCTTTGCTGG
This window harbors:
- the cbiM gene encoding cobalt transporter CbiM; the encoded protein is MHISEGLLPAPLWLGGYGITALLTGWSLHLLQRLEKDPRRQLPKAALLTAAFFVASSLHLPFPPASLHLLLNGLMGVMLGALAYPAIVVGLFFQAVAFGHGGLTTLGINAAIMGIPALLAGGIFRASRRWLGTGWAAFWAGAVGVVLAALLFYGVVLAALRREGIPSTSAEHLALTSLVAAHLPLAGVEGLFTRWVVLFLQRVQPQLLGEDEKL
- the cbiQ gene encoding cobalt ECF transporter T component CbiQ, producing the protein MKSSKANLPCPPLASRSFSSPWLHRWRPLPKVVGLLALMAAFAQVQRLALLPLVWVLVALLWALSGLPLRRGLRRLAAPGVLLIAFVLFLPFAVGETFLWQWGSLALRWEGLERALCLGGRSLALLALAMLLGETTPLPALLAALGALGIPDLLLELAWLTQRYLQEVGSQWQRMQRAARLRGWRPRGSLWQPGPTWRQDLPFLAAAVGTLLVRSYERSQRVYQALRLRGYGRAPLVPPAAGGDPCSWAATGLALAVAVGLVLVNFGGYPD
- the rimO gene encoding 30S ribosomal protein S12 methylthiotransferase RimO, whose product is MNWLETALSTSSLKEAPAVAVLHLGCEKNRVDTEHMLGLLAQAGYRVEGDEDSADYVIVNTCSFIEAARRESVSTLMELAVQGKKIIIAGCLAQHFQEELLREIPEAVAIVGTGDYHQIVQVIQRAERGERVNAVTSSLDYIADETVPRYRTTHAPVAYLRVAEGCDYRCSFCIIPHLRGKQRSRPIESILREAEQLAAEGVQELILISQITTNYGLDLYGEPRLAELIRALGQIPIPWIRMLYAYPTGITPAVVEAIQETPNFLLYLDLPLQHSHPAILKAMNRPWQGQVNDRLIERLRQALPKAVLRTSFIVGFPGETEEHFQHLLEFVQRHQFDHVGVFTFSPEEGTPAYHLPQQVPEPLKEERRARLMQLQQGIAFRRNREQVGQVVPVLLEQENPRTGEWIGRSPRFAPEVDGVVYVRGPGSLGSLVPVQITRAEPYDLFGQVVEAPAGFSWSGR
- the rpiA gene encoding ribose-5-phosphate isomerase RpiA — protein: MASADELKQAAAQAAAQKVQSGMVVGLGTGSTAAFAVGALAQRMQKEGLQFIGVPTSERTAEQARSLGIPLATLEEQPRLDLAIDGADEIEVGSLNLIKGAGGALLREKLVEASAAELIIIADASKKVAHLGTRFPVPVEVVRFGWKTTLARVEALGCQAVLRRTAEGDPYLTDEQHYILDCQFGPIANPAKLAEQLKGTVGVVEHGLFIGMATEAIIAGPEGIETLRQS
- the pdxA gene encoding 4-hydroxythreonine-4-phosphate dehydrogenase PdxA; translated protein: MSLLLPKLALTLGDPAGIGPEIVLKALADPQVQACAQITVVGERQVLEATYCLLRQRGATDLADPAGIPVLEGGSGFYLEPSRVGRGDVASGAASFAYLKTAIEEALRGQFQGIVTAPIAKYLWHQAGYPFPGQTEVLAQLSGSERYGMLFVARSPHSGWQIRVLLATTHIPLSQVPLTLTPELVRAKLDLLVGSLRKLFGIVNPVIAVAGLNPHAGEQGQLGQEEKTWLAELLRTYPHAKIWGPLPPDTMWLAPAQAWYGQGAPAVADAYLALYHDQGLIPVKLLAFDRAVNLTLGLPFIRTSPDHGTAFDLAGQGVARAESLKQAILLAAELALSSAAASRSLQAQR
- a CDS encoding alpha-ketoacid dehydrogenase subunit beta — encoded protein: MAETFLYNALRAALDEEMARDPNVFVLGEDVGHYGGSYKVTKDLYRKYGEMRLLDTPICENSFTGLAIGAAMTGLRPVVEGMNMGFLLLAFNQIANNAGMLRYTSGGNFKIPLVIRGPGGVGRQLGAEHSQRLEAYFQAVPGLKIVACSTPYNAKGLLKSAIRDDNPVLFFEHVLLYNLKEDLPEEEYLLPLDKAEVVRTGSDVTILTYSRMRHHVLKAVDTLLEQEIDPEVIDLISLKPLDMETIAASVRKTHRVVIVEEDMKTGGIGAELTARIMEELFDELDAPVVRLASQDIPTPYNGTLEAATIVQPADIVAAVERLLYG
- a CDS encoding mechanosensitive ion channel domain-containing protein gives rise to the protein MRRLAGSAANRWIPSPSLQMLLVQVSQVGAWVAGILAASVVAFPDLRLGDLIGLLGLGSVAIGFAFQDIFKNFLAGVLLLLNEPFQLNDQIVVGDFEGTVEEISIRSTQIRTYQGERVVIPTSPITVLTDRPFRRTDLEIGLDYNTPLPKALEVLLEAMQGVEGVLAEPPLSWTSSALATAPSILWCATGLGLARRRCAASALR
- a CDS encoding NAD(P)/FAD-dependent oxidoreductase yields the protein MANYDWIVVGGGITGAALSYELARQGGSVLLVEKEALPSSATRYSYGGLAHWAGKTPLLKALGEEGIQRYRTLSEELEADLQFRELDLLMPVAPGYRMEAVEADLADCRIPPQRISVEAACELEPLLNPAALEGVLWARHGHIHPWLTTLAFQKAFQRLGGSLLLQTVRALRRQGRRITGVETDTDFCGAAQVVVCAGGWTRALLRQAGIWAPIYFTHAESLELDPAEVRLRAIVMGAPVQRLELERQAGRPDRDPLWDQPGQELCPPILDVGIVQFLDGRLRLGQISRVLTDPMAEVDAAASEAQIREQAGRYLPQVARLPGRWYHCLVAFSADHQPLVGSLPGWEGLQLFSGFSSPLAILPALARRFAQQAYGQEDEWLPSLSPARFAGPSPPAPLP